The proteins below are encoded in one region of Peribacillus muralis:
- a CDS encoding SDR family NAD(P)-dependent oxidoreductase — protein MRLQDKVAIVTGGASGIGASTAQLFAEEGAKVVIADFADHGQAVSDELNGKGYDTLFVKTDVTNEQDIKNMIEKTVDQFGKLDIMFANAGIARDGNIHELSYEQWQKTIDINLSGVFLSDKYAIQQMQKQGTGGAVVNTGSIHSHAGKPGVTAYSAAKGGVKLLTQTLGTTYAKEGIRVNAVCPGYIDTPLIAAAQGDVRQGLIDLHPIGRLGKAEEVAKAVLFLASDDASFVTGTSLIVDGGYTAV, from the coding sequence ATGAGACTACAAGATAAAGTGGCAATCGTAACAGGTGGAGCAAGTGGGATCGGGGCAAGCACGGCGCAATTATTTGCAGAAGAGGGAGCAAAGGTTGTCATTGCGGACTTTGCTGATCATGGACAAGCTGTATCTGATGAGTTAAATGGAAAAGGGTACGATACTCTTTTTGTTAAAACCGATGTGACGAATGAACAGGACATAAAGAATATGATTGAAAAAACGGTCGATCAATTCGGGAAACTGGATATCATGTTTGCGAATGCCGGAATTGCAAGGGATGGAAACATTCATGAGTTAAGCTATGAGCAATGGCAAAAAACGATTGATATTAATTTATCAGGCGTCTTCCTTTCAGATAAATATGCGATACAGCAAATGCAAAAACAAGGTACAGGCGGCGCCGTCGTCAATACTGGCTCCATTCACAGTCATGCCGGGAAGCCAGGGGTAACGGCGTATTCCGCTGCGAAGGGCGGGGTCAAGCTATTAACCCAAACATTAGGTACCACTTATGCAAAAGAGGGGATACGCGTCAATGCCGTTTGCCCAGGTTATATTGATACACCGCTCATTGCGGCAGCACAGGGTGATGTAAGGCAAGGTTTGATCGATTTACATCCAATCGGCCGGTTGGGCAAAGCAGAAGAAGTGGCTAAAGCCGTTCTTTTTCTTGCAAGTGATGATGCCTCATTCGTGACAGGCACAAGCCTTATTGTCGATGGCGGTTATACGGCAGTATAA
- a CDS encoding SDR family NAD(P)-dependent oxidoreductase, protein MKRLENKVAIITGGGTGIGKETALLFASEGAKIVITDINQDSGAQAVEDIQAIGGEALFIRHDVSSEEDWKKVAKETIAAFAKVDVLFNNAGIYIIKPVTEIELEEWNRLMSINVTGVFLGMKHIMPLMAKQNKGSVINASSIAGLIGAPGHVLYGASKGAVRVMTKDAAIEYASTGVRVNSIHPGYIDTGMADYASEQTGSSKDELGKEFPLGHLGTVKNVANTVLFIASDESSYTTGTEFVIDGGATAR, encoded by the coding sequence ATGAAACGACTCGAAAACAAGGTAGCCATCATTACTGGCGGAGGAACAGGCATCGGGAAAGAAACCGCTTTATTATTCGCTAGTGAAGGAGCAAAAATCGTCATTACTGACATAAACCAAGATTCCGGAGCTCAAGCTGTAGAGGACATTCAAGCAATCGGGGGGGAAGCGTTATTCATTCGTCACGATGTCAGCAGTGAAGAAGATTGGAAGAAGGTTGCGAAGGAAACGATTGCTGCTTTTGCGAAAGTGGATGTTCTATTCAATAATGCGGGTATTTATATCATTAAACCCGTTACGGAGATTGAACTGGAGGAATGGAACCGGCTGATGTCGATCAACGTGACCGGCGTGTTCCTGGGAATGAAACATATCATGCCATTGATGGCGAAGCAAAATAAAGGATCGGTCATCAATGCATCATCCATTGCAGGCTTGATCGGGGCGCCGGGCCATGTTCTTTACGGTGCAAGCAAAGGAGCAGTCCGGGTCATGACAAAAGACGCTGCCATCGAGTATGCATCAACGGGAGTCCGGGTGAATTCGATTCACCCAGGATACATCGATACCGGGATGGCAGACTATGCATCAGAGCAAACGGGCAGTTCAAAGGATGAATTGGGTAAAGAATTTCCTTTAGGACATTTGGGAACTGTCAAAAACGTGGCGAATACGGTGCTTTTCATTGCTTCTGATGAATCGTCCTATACGACCGGTACGGAATTTGTGATTGATGGCGGAGCGACAGCCCGCTGA